One window of Papaver somniferum cultivar HN1 chromosome 9, ASM357369v1, whole genome shotgun sequence genomic DNA carries:
- the LOC113307731 gene encoding uncharacterized protein LOC113307731: MDCRVCTADADLLFRLIGEGKFVGKIGSFSLESEHDLAVMVSDFMENGSSGPDSRCSSDSESALADLNHLADKISLYQYKKDHHESKLTSIVHSLILSLNKAELHFIKSSPCNASCIRFSLVKLLRLSGYDAAVCLSKWQSHGKIPGGDHEYIDVVIHRDTGVSERLVIDIDFRSHFEIARAVESYDRILNSLPVVYVGSLPKLKQYLQVMVEAARCSLKENSMPLPPWRSLAYLQAKWHSQYERKMNPDGEGIHHSNSSTDHRQCIGHLRRFKSSLQSEIEAERLLKPINSDNNRRIVHERRRRPTIRAL; encoded by the exons ATGGATTGCCGCGTCTGTACCGCGGACGCGGATCTTTTGTTTAGATTGATAGGCGAAGGGAAATTTGTTGGAAAAATTGGTAGTTTTAGTCTTGAAAGTGAACATGATTTAGCTGTAATGGTGAGTGATTTCATGGAGAATGGTAGTAGTGGTCCAGATTCGAGGTGCAGCAGTGATAGCGAATCTGCTTTGGCTGATCTTAACCATTTAGCTGACAAGATCTCG CTCTACCAGTACAAGAAAGATCACCACGAGAGCAAATTGACATCAATTGTGCATTCCCTTATACTGTCCCTTAATAAGGCCGAGCTTCATTTTATCAAGTCGAGTCCTTGCAACGCCAGCTGCATAAGATTTTCTCTGGTGAAGCTTTTGCGACTTTCTGGTTATGATGCTGCTGTTTGTTTGTCCAAGTGGCAGAGTCATGGGAAGATCCCTGGAG GTGATCATGAATATATTGATGTGGTCATTCATCGTGATACTGGAGTGTCTGAACGTTTGGTCATCGATATTGACTTCCGGAGCCACTTCGAAATAGCTAGAGCAGTTGAGTCTTACGACAGAATATTGAATTCTCTCCCAGTAGTTTATGTGGGATCTTTACCCAAGCTGAAGCAGTACCTTCAAGTTATGGTAGAAGCTGCTAGGTGCTCTCTAAAAGAGAACTCTATGCCTCTACCTCCATGGAGGTCATTGGCGTATTTGCAAGCTAAGTGGCATTCTCAATACGAGAGAAAAATGAATCCAGATGGAGAGGGTATCCATCACAGCAATTCTTCTACTGATCACAGGCAGTGTATAGGACATTTGAGGAGATTTAAATCTTCTCTTCAATCAGAAATTGAAGCAGAAAGGTTATTGAAACCTATAAACAGTGACAATAATCGGAGGATAGTACATGAAAGGCGTAGGCGTCCCACAATCAGGGCCTTATAA
- the LOC113312711 gene encoding uncharacterized protein LOC113312711 — MNNGYLLDIQSNLYCNLTKVESTHCRNERFGHINYRMLDKLINRELVKGVPKINTKAEGVCGASQKEPKNVEEALSEPSWVNSMHEELNQFKRQEVWELFPMPPGGFSRGGADKTLFTKWSGKNVLVAQIYVDDIIYGSTSKTLTDEFPNLMSEEFEMSNVGELSYFLGLQIQQQKNSILLSQEKYARNLVEKFELRDAKPMETSMLTTGKIQSNPGEKSVDQKLYRSMIGSLLYLTATRPDVAFSVGCCARFQADARESYLKVVKRIIRYVNC; from the exons ATGAATAATGGTTATCTCCTTGATATACAATCAAATTTATACtgtaacttgactaaggttgAGTCAACTCATTGTAGGAATGAACgctttggtcacatcaactaccGAATGCTTGATAAGCTCATTAACCGTGAACTTGTCAAAGGCGTTCCAAAAATTAACACTAAAGCAGAAGGTGTTTGTGGTGCAAgccaaaagg AGCCGAAAAATGTTGAGGAAGCACTCAGTGAACCTTCTTGGGTAAACTCAATGCACGAGGAACTTAATCAGTTTAAAAGACAAGAAGTATGGGAACTTTTTCCTATGCCACCAGGA GGATTCtctagaggtggtgctgataagacactttttaccaagtggagtggaaaAAATGTACTTGTAGcacaaatatatgtagatgacattatcTATGGATCCACCTCAAAGACTTTGACAGATGAATTTCCGAACCTTATGAGTGAAGAATTCGAAATGAGTAATGTTGGagaattatcatattttcttggtttgcaaaTACAGCAACAAAAGAACAGtattcttctttctcaagaaaaatatgcaaggaatttagTTGAAAAATTCGAACTAAGAGATGCAAAACCTATGGAAACTTCAATGCTAACTACTGGAAAAATTCAATCAAATCCAGGAGAAAAATCAGTTGATCAGAAACTATACAGATCTATGATAGGGAGCTTGCTATATCttactgcaacaagaccagacgtTGCTTTTAGTGTGggatgttgtgctagatttcaagcAGATGCTAGAGAATCATATCTCAAAGTTGTAAAACGGATCATTAGATAtgttaattgttag